A stretch of the Meles meles chromosome 19, mMelMel3.1 paternal haplotype, whole genome shotgun sequence genome encodes the following:
- the LOC123931882 gene encoding zinc finger protein 814-like isoform X1: MLENFALVSSLGCCCGAEDEEAPFAQSASVGVSQTGTPRATLSSRKTHPCEVCGPVLRDIFHLAELQGKENSQKRLRCGACRKRFSFGVKLEQQQQQQEQPAGAKPFRSHVDRASAVKSWGFDVLGKPFPCGDVEKGLLSGSGHLGQEATCTGEKPHTIPQCRATLQRGSSRGAWGGCKNTFGPKHTDTWDQGVHLGGQSFVRSECGKSFSTHTALHYHHRVHTGERPHECSECGKSFTRRHRLNMHLKVHSGERPYECKECGKSFICRYELQYHYRSHSGEKPFECSECGKSFTYRSALSYHQRSHQGERPYECSECGKSFTSSSALRYHHGGHTGERPYKCSECGKSFRQKHSLSIHQKTHSRGNPYKCNKCGKSFSCSSSFHYHERIHTGERPYECSECGKSFISSTALHYHQRVHTGERPHECSECGKSFSTHSALQYHRRVHTGERPHECSKCGKSFTRRNSLNMHLRVHSGERFYECKECGKSFICRYELQYHYRVHSGEKPFECSECGKSFTSRSALSYHQRSHRGERPYECSECGKSFTSSSALRYHHRGHTGERPYKCSECGKSFRQKHSLSIHQRIHNGGNPYKCNKCGKSFIFSSSFHYHQRIHTGERPYECSECGKSFISSTALHYHQRVHTGERPHECSECGKSFITRTALSYHHRVHTGERPYECSECGKSFRGKSNLSQHWRVHTRERHGSVMNMQFPYSA, encoded by the coding sequence GTTGCTGCTGTGGAGCAGAGGATGAGGAGGCTCCCTTTGCACAGAGCGCTTCTGTAGGCGTGTCCCAGACCGGGACGCCCAGGGCCACTTTGTCTTCCCGGAAGACCCACCCCTGTGAGGTGTGTGGTCCCGTCTTGAGAGACATTTTCCACTTGGCTGAGCTCCAGGGGAAAGAAAACAGCCAGAAACGGTTGAGGTGTGGGGCCTGCAGGAAACGATTCTCTTTCGGTGTGAAgttggagcagcagcagcagcagcaggagcagcccGCGGGAGCAAAACCATTCAGAAGCCATGTGGACAGGGCCTCTGCTGTCAAGAGCTGGGGATTCGATGTTTTGGGAAAGCCCTTTCCCTGTGGAGACGTTGAGAAGGGCTTGCTGTCTGGCTCGGGGCATCTGGGGCAAGAAGCCACTTGTACTGGGGAGAAGCCACACACGATCCCCCAGTGCAGGGCAACGTTACAACGCGGAAGCAGTCGTGGTGCTTGGGGAGGATGCAAGAACACCTTTGGTCCCAAACACACAGATACATGGGACCAGGGTGTCCACCTTGGAGGACAGTCCTTTGTGcgcagtgaatgtgggaaatctttcAGCACTCATACTGCTCTCCATTATCATCACagagttcacactggagaaaggccTCATGAGTGCAGTGAATGTGGCAAGTCCTTTACCCGAAGACATAGACTCAACATGCATCTAAAGGTTCACTCAGGTGAAAGGCCTTATGAGTGTAAagaatgtgggaaatcttttatTTGTAGGTATGAACTCCAGTATCATTATAGAAGTCACTCTGGAGAAAAACCTTTtgagtgcagtgaatgtgggaagtCTTTTACCTATCGCTCTGCCCTTAGTTATCATCAGAGATCCCACCAAGGAGAAAGGCCTTATgaatgcagtgaatgtgggaaatctttcACTTCTAGCTCTGCACTCAGGTATCATCACGGAGGTCACACAGGAGAAAGGCCTTACaaatgcagtgaatgtgggaaatcctTTCGACAAAAACATTCCCTCTCAATACACCAGAAAACTCATAGTAGAGGAAACCCTTACAAATGCAACAAATGTGGGAAATCTTTTTCTTGTAGTTCTAGTTTCCATTATCATGAGAGAATTCACACAGGAGAGAGGCCTTACGAATGCAGTGAGTGTGGAAAATCTTTTATAAGTAGTACTGCCCTCCATTATCATCAgagagttcacactggagaaaggcctcatgagtgcagtgaatgtgggaaatctttcAGCACTCATAGTGCTCTTCAGTATCATCGCagagttcacactggagaaaggccTCATGAGTGTAGTAAATGTGGCAAGTCCTTCACCCGAAGAAATAGCCTCAATATGCACCTAAGGGTTCATTCAGGTGAAAGGTTTTATGAGTGTAAagaatgtgggaaatcttttatTTGTAGGTATGAACTACAGTATCATTATAGAGTTCATTCTGGAGAAAAACCTTTtgagtgcagtgaatgtgggaagtCTTTTACCTCTCGCTCTGCCCTTAGTTATCATCAGAGATCCCACCGAGGAGAAAGGCCTTATgaatgcagtgaatgtgggaaatctttcACTTCTAGCTCTGCACTTAGGTATCATCACAGAGGCCACACAGGAGAAAGGCCTTACaaatgcagtgaatgtgggaaatcctTTCGACAAAAACATTCCCTCTCAATACACCAGAGAATTCATAATGGAGGAAACCCTTACAAATGCAACAaatgtgggaaatcttttatttttagttccaGCTTCCATTatcatcagagaattcacacaggAGAGAGGCCTTATGAATGCAGTGAGTGTGGAAAATCTTTTATAAGTAGTACTGCCCTCCATTATCATCAgagagttcacactggagaaaggcctcatgagtgcagtgaatgtgggaaatcttttatCACTCGTACTGCTCTCTCTTACCATCACAGGGTTCACACTGGAGAACGACCTTAtgagtgcagtgaatgtgggaaatcgTTTAGGGGAAAATCTAACCTCTCTCAACATTGGAGAGTTCACACTAGAGAAAGGCATGGTTCTGTAATGAATATGCAATTTCCTTATTCAGCATAA